Genomic DNA from Chanos chanos chromosome 6, fChaCha1.1, whole genome shotgun sequence:
TGATGAGGGCTTCTGGCAGTTTCTTTAGCCTCTTGTTCCCAGTTGGAAAGCAAGAGATGCTAGACCTTCACATTTCCTTTAAACAAGCTTCTGAAGATATCAAAGGTGACCCTATGACACCCTAAGATGGAGGTGGAGAGCTACCCTCAATCAGTCAACGAATATCCTTTCGcttgtaatttgtttttctgacttTATCTGTGATAGGAACCAACCTATTGTTTTAGCTTTTATGAATGCATATCTCAATACTCAGAGAACATCAGAGTACCATGGAGCACTGACTGGTAGGGAGGAGACTAGATGATATTAGCGTCCTGTTGACAGGCTAATTGCGTGATGGAAGAGTGAATTCATAAGTGACCTGTACACATTAGGGAGGGATCCCAAAAGATCCTCTTGCCCCCCGGCATTGAGCTTTATCCCTCCTTAATCGCTGTTACGCCTCAAGGGAATTCCCATTTTCCCAGGCAAACTTGCGGAAAGACTTGCCATCTTTCCATCCAGGAATCACTGATTCACATGTCCCCAAAGAACAACACATACTCAccttcaccctctctcacagCATCCCTCAACCTGAAGGTAGGTCTCGTAAAAAGGGCTTCGTCGTCGCATAATCGCTGTGCCGTGACGGTGGGGATTTGGGGAATGaacgggtgggggggggtgtcaaaacCCCACTGTCTCCATTTCGGAGAAGACCCAATTTTCGCGCCTTTCAGTATCACAGAGAGACTACCAGCATGGGGCCTTTGAAGTGTTGCACTTTCATTATAAAGATATAGTCCTTTGTGTTcacgttatttatttatttatttatttatttatttatttatttatttatctatctatccatgtaTCCAGCctcaaaaaaaatcattcactgACCTGAAAAATGAACTTATGCAGATTATGCaaactgtaatttatttttggtgGGCGGAAAGGAAAGGTGTTTATACCTGATTTAAAGGATGAAATACGAGCATGGTGTGCAATAAAATACTTAAGAAGATGTGATTAAATTTTAGAACAGTCAAATACAACAGGTTATCTTTGcataaaaaaaaggctaaataTCACTTGAGTGTTAAAACAGGTCGCTCGagtttaaatgttaaaacacaTTCTGACCCACAAAAGTGTCCCTGAGGTGGCTCCCTCTCTGATGCTTTCCACTGTGCTTACCGCGCGCAAGGTCAGCGAGTGCAGCAGGCAGAGCTTTTTTCTGACGTATTCATCCACTGCACAAACTCCCTGCACGGTCGCACTTGAGACAAGCGCCGAAAGAACGAGCTGAGGTACCGGTGAAGACAAGACAGTCTCAGTGATTCTGCTCAAGAGAGGAGCTAAACTGTGTCTCCGGTCAGTgtgggaggggagagagagagagagagagagagagagagagagagagagagagagagagagagagagagagagagacgcacaggCAGCGTTTACTTCGGTCAGCTATTGGAGGGGAGACCTAAAGCTGGACCTGGGCGAAGGAAAGACGAAGTATTTTGAACTCGTCTATTTTTGAACGGTGCCTCTGGGTAGCTTGAGGGCTGGGTTCCACCGCTCATACAAACCAAGCAATGAATGACACGGCGGACACGCATTACTGTCGACCGGCTCTCTGTCATATCGTCGGGTAGCAATCTGTGAAGAAGGTTTTAATAATTCCTAAAGTTCAGCTGTTCCTCTGCTATTTTCGTACGCCACCTTAGCTGGTCATCGAGTTGAAAAATGTCTTGAGACGGAAATACTTGGCAAAGAAGATGACTGTAAGTATATACCGGTGTTCCcgtttgtttgtcttactgtttgACAACTGAATATTTCCAGAAACATGTCTTACTGTTTGCTCTGGTTGTTTTTTGAGTGGTGTTATTTTCCCGTGACTGCGTGTGAGTGCTTTGATTTCACGCAGTTCCTGTTCATGATTAAATCTCATTGCCTTAAAATTATTATTCGAGACTGCTCACACGTATTAATTCGACAATGTGGAACATTTTAACCTTTTCGGTCTCTGTTGTCATTAGCGCTGTGGTCGTTTATGGGTGGGTTTTGTGCACTGTATTGTCACTGCTCTTCTGTTGCCGGGTGGATATCGGGTTTCTCCTATTACTTTTTTTGGAACATTACATCATTTGAGTCCGAGTGACTTTGCAATATACAAGCGGGCTTTTCAAAAGAGCCTCGCCCATTTCATCACTGGTTTGCTTCATTCATTCAGCGTGACTTAACTATTTATCACAGTAACTTCCAGTAACGTAGTGGTGATGATGAAGCGCTGCAAGAAGATAATTGGGAGAAGCCTGCTATTACGTCTTCACTGCATGCCCCTGTAGCCTGTAGCCTACCGTACCAATTTATTATTATAGGAGACTATTTATTTGTATACTCAGAATGTTATTGATTTCATTTCGTTTAACTTGCTTGCACAATACACAGATGAGACAACAAAACGAtgtaaactttgtgtgtgtgtgtgtgtgtgtgtgtgtgtgtgtctgtctgtctgtctgtgtgggtgtgtgtgtgtgggtgtgtgtgtgtgggtgtgcgtgcgtgtgtgcgtgcgtgcgcgtgtgcgtctgtgcgtctgcgtgtgtgtcggCTACGGGGTTAATCCGAGAAGATAAACCAAAGCGGGTCCCACTACATTCCCGCCCAGTTTACGCATATTTCCCCTTCTCTCACGAACCACTTTAAATGATTACATACATAATACCGAACAAAATGGACCAACGCAGAGAACAGAATTAATGTGTCCATGCTTCAGCCTCATTTAAATACCCGGCATTGCGTGGTGTGAGCTTCCAGGTCTCGAAAAATCACGCGGTTGCCCTTTTAAGGAGCAAAGCAAGTGGAGATTTAAAACGGATTCCCACGGCTTTCTTCAGTCATCAACCTCCTTGTCTTCTCGCACATTCGAATTTATGTGCGAAATCACAAAGTAATTTTAGAAATGGCCTTGCACTGCAGATTATAATGCAATGGATAGCAGATTTTCATATAAAGTTCATggagattcattcattcatggaGATATAGGAGCGTCGAGTCAATGAATACTTCGGTAAAGTGAAACATTATGACAAAtgctcggtgtgtgtgtgtcttcgtgTCGGCATCGTTTTAGAAAGTGCTGAAATATTTCGTATGTTTATCACAGATTCAGACGATCTTGTAGTCCTAGCTGAAATCGTGCCCTCGCCACGGTTTCTATCCATacgtttattgtttttttctgggcCGTTTTAAATGGACGTATTTGGCGTCATCTGATCGTTCTGGGCATTCTGAATATCAGGCTTATGCTGAGAACATTGGAAATAACGCCAGTTTTACTAAATATTGCCATCTTGCGAGAATACCTATTTGTGAATTTAGCAACTGGTCTGTTCTGAACACTAGAGCTTAGAAGGGTTTTTGAACCCTTCCGACTAAAGGTTTAAGATGAAGAAAACAACAGTACACGTAATTTGTTAcacactatttatttatttatttatcttgaCAATAACACAATGTTCTTTTAAACCAGTGTATTCTATGTTGACAGTCTTTTTCTGAATCGTACCGTGTGCAGCATCCGTACGTGTCGGACCAGGGATTCGTGATTGCTATCAGGACGAAAACAACGAATTAGTCGCttgaatttattttccttttgtttagtttgttctTCAAAGAGTCGAAAACAAACCCTCTGCTTTAAATGTTGATCTGGGATGTGTTTCTTCGAGTACCATGCTTTCTCTAGCTGTACCTTTAATCCAGACTGCTCCACTCTCAGTGGTTCAATTCCTGACATAGAATGCTATTACAAGTACTATCACCATTCACAGACTTGTCAAACACATCGCCTTGTCTCTAGGAATTCGGGGTCGGAATACAGCACGCATATAGAAGTGTGCTAGCTAAACTATTGCTTGATCATGTGAATGTACCCCTTAACAAGAAACAAGAAGCCTGTAGTAAAGGAGACCTGCTCGTGTGAGCTGCTACATAACTTTGCGAAGTGATTTGAAAGTATGCTGATtggctggtaaaaaaaaaaagaaagaaaaaaactctgaaAAGGGCGTAGGTCAAAGTCACAGGCCTGTAAACACAACAGACGTTTCCATTAACCTAGTAATCAATCAAGCAACCATTGCTTTCATACTGGACAACACAAACAGCGTGTTTAGGGCAAGGAGTTGGTGTCAGCTACCATTTTTGTGTGCAAGCTTATTCTGTCTCCTGCACCTTTTTCTATGCATGCTCCcattatatttatgtgtatgtgtaaatgtatatggCCTAAATATGATAACCACCTTAACAAGTATTTGTCCACATTACTCAAGGCCAGTATTACACTGTATTTACTAATGTAATTGCATTGGGTGTATGTTGTTGGTATGATTGGCATCTCTCCTGTAATTTAACGTTTTTGGACTGAGGTAAGGTTTTTTAAGGTTATGCTTATTAAGATTCCTATAGTTTCCTTTAGTGTAGTTTTATCTACATACTAAaagtgtctcagtgtctgtctccaaAAAACATAGAGGTTTTTATTATGTACTTAGGGATTGTTTCACACCCATTAAGCAGATGGCAAGGAACAGGGTTCAGCATTCTGATTTagggagaaagacaaaattcaaaatcccccccaaaaaatatgGCTGCAAATTCATTTTGAAGCGACACAGTCTGCATGGATTCTGCTCATTTGGTTCTTTGGGTCTTTGGACTGTATATCTGTAGGATGTGtcaagagagaaaagaccatgggagaaagagagaactgtgtggTAGAAAGCTTGGTGCTGTGCCAATAAAACTTGTACAGGAAGTCACTCTGTGGCAGGAAGTGTTATTGTGGTTTTTTGTCTGACACCACAGAATTGTGGTGACTAATGTCAGAGCGTACACACTTCCCTAACTCAGACCGTCCCTCTCAcaatttccctctttttttttgtccccctctcctctgtcgTAATGTGTATCGACTCAATTTAAGCTccttattgctttttttttttcctctgaccttctctcacacatcttGTGGCCTGAGTACagtgacatttctgtttttgcatTGTTATGAACTGAATAATgacatttcctctgtctctcgctctctctctctctctctctctctctctctctctacctttctctctctctctctcccaggatTACCGGGAGGATGGCATGGACTTGGGGAGTGATGCTTCCAGTCGCTCGAGCTCGGAGTCCAACTCCAACAAGGTGACTCCATGCTCCGAGTACAAGTCCTCCCCCAGCCTGGAGCTGGCTACCTTAGAGGActatgaggaagatgaagactACCAGCATTATAAGAAAAGGGTTATCGAGGAATGGGAGAGCGAGTACGGGGGCGATTTCACCGACAACCGGGAACCCGCCGAGGAGGGCGACGCGGGAGGAAACTTCCGGAAGGCCGTAAACAGCCGAAGCCTGGCGGAGGAGTTTCAGGATGTTAAGATCCCTCCTCCTCCGCTCACGGATCATTCCGCCACGCTGGCGGCGGCCGTGCCGGAGGAACTGAAGCAGAACGGCAACCTCATCATGCCAAGCACCCACCACCTCCCGTCCCCCACCACGGGCGGAGGAAAGACCCTGCCCAAGCCCAGCCAGCGGACCTCGGGCACAGGTGGCGGGGGAGGGGGTCTGGGTGGAGGCGGCGGATGCGGCGGGACAGGGGGGCTTGGGTTCTATCGCATGGGCGAGTACAGGGACGATTATGTAGAGGAGAGCCAGCTGCCTACCATGGACTGGGCTGCACTGGAGAGGCACCTGGCAGGCCTGCAattcagagagcaggagaaccACAACCAGAACCAGGGCCTGGGTAGAACCAACTCCACTAATGTAAGTACCACTCAGTCGTCTACTACTGATGGAGCTCTCTGCAAATCATAATGTATCACACATAAGACATACAAAAGAAACTATTCATCTTTTTTATCATAGCTCAGTGGTGATCAGGTTTACACCTTATAAATAATAACAACTGAACACAGCTCCCAAACATAGCCTTTGCTAACGTCTTATGTCGTCATCTCATATGACAAGATCATAAGTCAGTTATTCCTTTCCTGTAAGGAGGCTGATATTGACCTATAACACAGCTGTTTACGTCCCTCAGATATGCGGTGGCTGGTAGAAACAAAATCCGACAGGGCCTGTTTGATTCCAGGCCCTGAGCCGTCCGTCATTGACAGAAGCTGTGTGAAGCAATAGTCAGTGCTTTCATTAATCACTGAAGTCTCAGGGTGACATGTTTCTCTTATGACAGTAAACATATGTCTTCATATTTTGAGCATTCTTATGCAGTGCACTTAAGAGTTTCTGGGAAGCTT
This window encodes:
- the schip1 gene encoding schwannomin-interacting protein 1 isoform X1 — encoded protein: MTDYREDGMDLGSDASSRSSSESNSNKVTPCSEYKSSPSLELATLEDYEEDEDYQHYKKRVIEEWESEYGGDFTDNREPAEEGDAGGNFRKAVNSRSLAEEFQDVKIPPPPLTDHSATLAAAVPEELKQNGNLIMPSTHHLPSPTTGGGKTLPKPSQRTSGTGGGGGGLGGGGGCGGTGGLGFYRMGEYRDDYVEESQLPTMDWAALERHLAGLQFREQENHNQNQGLGRTNSTNAQKNERESIRQKLALGSFFDDGPGIYTSCSKSGKPSLSSRLQSGMNLQICFVNDSGSDKDSDADDSKTETSLDTPLSPMSKQSSSYSDRDTTEEDSESLEDMDFLSRQKKLQAEAKLALAMAKPMAKMQVEVEKQNRKKSPVADLLPHLPHISECLMKRSLKPTDLRDMTLGQLQVIVNDLHSQIESLNEELVQLLLIRDELHMEQDAMLVDIEDLTRHAESQQKHMAEKTPSK